The proteins below come from a single Triticum aestivum cultivar Chinese Spring chromosome 5D, IWGSC CS RefSeq v2.1, whole genome shotgun sequence genomic window:
- the LOC123122890 gene encoding alpha-1,4 glucan phosphorylase L isozyme, chloroplastic/amyloplastic, which produces MATASPPLATAFRPLAAGGGTGGGGAHAAGWVAPRRGRRGFVVRSVASDREVRGPASTEEELSAVLTSIDSSAIASNIQHHADFTPLFSPEHSSPLKAYHATAKSVFDSLIINWNATYDYYNKVNAKQAYYLSMEFLQGRALTNAIGNLELTGQYAEALKQLGHNLEDVASQEPDPALGNGGLGRLASCFLDSMATLNYPAWGYGLRYRYGLFKQIITKDGQEEVAENWLEMGNPWEIVRNDVSYPVKFYGKVVEGTDGRKHWIGGENIKAVAHDVPIPGYKTKTTNNLRLWSTTVPSQNFDLGAFNAGDHAKANEAHLNAEKICHVLYPGDESSEGKILRLKQQYTLCSASLQDIISRFESRAGDSLNWEDFPSKVAVQMNDTHPTLCIPELMRILMDIKGLSWNEAWSITERTVAYTNHTVLPEALEKWSLDIMQKLLPRHVEIIETIDEELMNNIVSKYGTADISLLKQKLKDMRILDNVDLPASVAKLFVKTKMKKGKLLVESLESIAEADEKTEPEEEENILSETTEKKGESDSEEAPDAEKEDPEYELDPFAKYDPQLPRVVRMANLCVVGGHSVNGVAEIHSEIVKQDVFNSFYEMWPTKFQNKTNGVTPRRWIRFCNPELSAIISKWIGSDDWILNTDKLAGLKKFADDEDLQSEWRTAKRNNKMKVVSLIRDKTGYVVSPDAMFDVQVKRIHEYKRQLLNILGIVYRYKKMKEMSAKDRIKSFVPRVCIFGGKAFATYVQAKRIVKFITDVAATVNYDPDIGDLLKVVFVPDYNVSVAEKLIPASELSQHISTAGMEASGTSNMKFAMNGCILIGTLDGANVEIREEVGEENFFLFGAHAPEIAGLRQERAEGKFVPDPRFEEVKEYVRSGVFGTSNYDELMGSLEGNEGYGRADYFLVGKDFPSYIECQEKVDEAYRDQKLWTRMSILNTAGSPKFSSDRTIHEYAKDIWDISPVIMP; this is translated from the exons ATGGCGACcgcctcgccgccgctcgccaccgccttccgcccgctcgccgccggcggcggcaccggaggaggaggagcgcacgcCGCGGGCTGGGTCGCGCCGAGGCGGGGGCGCCGGGGGTTCGTGGTGCGGAGCGTGGCGAGCGATCGGGAGGTGCGGGGGCCGGCCTCGACCGAGGAAG AGCTTTCAGCCGTGCTAACTTCCATTGATTCTTCCGCCATCGCGTCAAATATCCAGCACCATGCAGACTTCACACCGTTGTTCTCGCCAGAGCACTCTTCACCCCTAAAGGCTTACCATGCAACTGCTAAAAGTGTTTTTGATTCTCTGATCATCAATTGGAATGCAACATATGACTATTACAACAAAGTGAATGCAAAGCAAGCTTATTACCTGTCCATGGAGTTTTTGCAG GGAAGAGCTCTCACAAATGCTATTGGCAATCTAGAGCTAACAGGACAATATGCAGAAGCGTTAAAACAACTTGGACATAACCTAGAGGATGTTGCTAGTCAG GAACCAGATCCTGCCCTTGGCAATGGTGGTCTAGGCCGTCTAGCGTCCTGTTTTCTGGATTCTATGGCAACCCTAAATTATCCAGCATGGGGATATGGACTTCGGTACAGATATGGCCTCTTTAAGCAAATCATAACAAAGGATGGTCAGGAGGAGGTAGCTGAGAATTGGCTAGAG ATGGGAAATCCATGGGAGATTGTAAGAAATGATGTCTCTTATCCTGTGAAATTCTACGGCAAAGTGGTTGAAGGGACTGATGGGAGAAAACACTGGATTGGAGGAGAGAATATTAAGGCTGTGGCACATGATGTTCCTATTCCTGGCTACAAGACTAAAACTACCAATAATCTTCGTCTTTGGTCAACAACAGTACCATCACAAAATTTTGATCTGGGAGCTTTCAATGCTGGGGATCATGCCAAGGCCAATGAAGCACATCTAAATGCTGAAAAG ATATGCCACGTATTGTATCCAGGGGACGAATCATCAGAGGGGAAAATTCTTCGCTTGAAACAACAATATACATTATGCTCGGCCTCCCTGCAGGACATTATTTCTCGTTTTGAGTCGAGGGCTGGTGATTCTCTCAACTGGGAGGACTTCCCCTCTAAAGTTGCAGTTCAGATGAATGACACTCATCCAACACTGTGCATTCCCGAGTTAATGAGAATACTGATGGATATAAAGGGATTGAGCTGGAATGAGGCTTGGAGTATCACAGAAAG AACCGTTGCATACACTAACCACACGGTACTTCCTGAAGCCCTGGAGAAGTGGAGCTTGGACATTATGCAGAAACTTCTACCTCGACATGTTGAGATCATAGAAACAATAGATGAGGAG CTGATGAACAACATCGTCTCAAAATATGGAACGGCAGATATTTCACTGTTAAAACAGAAGCTTAAAGATATGAGGATCTTAGACAACGTTGATCTTCCAGCCTCTGTGGCTAAACTGTTTgttaaaacaaaaatgaaaaagggGAAGTTGCTTGTTGAATCTTTGGAGTCTATTGCTGAAGCTGACGAGAAAACTGAGCCAGAAGAAGAGGAAAACATTCTATCCGAGACAACAGAGAAGAAGGGCGAGTCTGACTCTGAAGAAGCTCCTGATGCAGAAAAGGAGGATCCTGAGTATGAGTTAGATCCATTTGCAAAATACGATCCTCAGTTACCTAGAGTTGTTCGAATGGCAAACCTCTGTGTTGTTGGTGGACATTCAGTTAATGGTGTGGCTGAGATTCACAGTGAAATTGTTAAGCAAGATGTGTTCAATAGCTTTTATGAG ATGTGGCCTACTAAGTTCCAAAACAAAACAAACGGAGTAACTCCCAGGCGTTGGATCCGGTTTTGTAATCCTGAATTAAGTGCAATCATTTCAAAATGGATAGGCTCTGATGACTGGATTCTGAACACTGATAAACTTGCAGGACTGAAGAAG TTTGCTGATGATGAGGATCTGCAATCAGAATGGCGTACTGCTAAAAGGAATAACAAGATGAAAGTAGTTTCACTGATAAGAGATAAGACTGGATATGTTGTCAGCCCAGATGCGATGTTTGATGTGCAG GTGAAAAGAATACATGAATATAAGCGGCAGCTGCTAAATATCCTTGGTATCGTTTACCGGTACAAGAAGATGAAAGAAATGAGTGCAAAAGATAGAATAAAGAGCTTTGTTCCAAGGGTATGCATATTTGGTGGGAAAGCTTTTGCCACTTATGTACAGGCAAAGAGGATTGTGAAGTTTATCACAGATGTCGCAGCTACTGTAAATTATGATCCTGATATTGGAGATTTACTGAAG GTTGTATTTGTCCCAGATTATAATGTTAGCGTTGCTGAGAAGCTCATTCCTGCCAGTGAATTGTCTCAGCATATCAG TACCGCTGGAATGGAGGCTAGTGGAACCAGCAACATGAAGTTTGCAATGAATGGTTGTATTCTTATTGGAACTTTGGATGGTGCGAATGTGGAGATCAGAGAAGAGGTTGGAGAGGAGAactttttcctctttggtgcacatGCACCTGAAATCGCTGGTTTGAGGCAAGAGAGGGCTGAAGGAAAG TTTGTGCCTGACCCGAGATTTGAAGAGGTTAAGGAATACGTCCGCAGTGGCGTCTTTGGGACTAGCAACTATGATGAATTGATGGGTTCTTTGGAAGGAAATGAAGGTTATGGACGTGCAGATTATTTTCTTGTTGGCAAGGATTTTCCCAGTTACATTGAATGCCAGGAAAAAGTTGATGAAGCATACCGAGATCAGAAG CTATGGACAAGAATGTCTATCCTCAACACAGCGGGTTCCCCCAAGTTCAGCAGTGACCGGACGATCCACGAGTACGCCAAGGACATATGGGATATCAGCCCTGTCATCATGCCCTGA